From a region of the Microcebus murinus isolate Inina chromosome 23, M.murinus_Inina_mat1.0, whole genome shotgun sequence genome:
- the BLACAT1 gene encoding bladder cancer associated transcript 1 yields the protein MPQFTFACFCGLHGFCKMKRKKEEVHRQRETAV from the coding sequence ATGCCCCAGTTCACCTTCGCCTGCTTCTGCGGCCTCCACGGCTTCTGcaagatgaagaggaagaaggaggaagttCACAGACAGCGGGAAACGGCAGTGTGA